The Haliaeetus albicilla chromosome 23, bHalAlb1.1, whole genome shotgun sequence nucleotide sequence GGGGCACAGCAGCCCCGGGCTGCCCCACACCTCCACCACCCTGCCCAGACCCAACACTGGCATGGGTGACACCAACCCACGGGTGTCACAACACATATGCAGCCTGCTTCTCCCCAAAACCTCAAAGAAAGTGGATTTTTGCAGGAACCCCCCCACTCGAGAGCAGGGCAATGTCTTGGGAAGGTCCCAAAGTGCTGTCAGTCCCGCAGATGAAACCCGCATCAGACACCCAGACCCACAGTCCACAACCATGGAGACCACTAGGTTTCTCCTTCACATTTTTGGTGCTTTAGAGGAATGAACACCCTGTGTTCCTTTCTCAGCCTTCTCTCTGGGAAACCAGAATATATTAACAACAATAAATCTGGAGAGGGCAGATCGGTTCATTTTCTAATCACCTATGAAACTGCTGCAGCTCCCAAAGAGCAGAGGGATGGGAGGGGAGTGAGAAGCAGGCTCTGAGAGACTAAGctattaagaaaagaaaaaaaaaaatcagctgtcaAAACCTATAAGAACAAAATGCTTAAGTGGCTGGATTTCCTCCTTTAACTTTCTTTAGGGCTTTTTCTAGCTATTGCCAAGCAACCCCCCCTCGCCAGCGGAAGACGACTGCTTCTCAGCCTCTGCTTTGGCACTTCTCCTTGCATTTGGAGCGACAGGGAATTTCCGGCTCACTAAGCCTGTGAGTAGGTTTAAGTCCTGCAAGCCGGGAAAACctgccctggggagggaaaCCCCACAACCtccctctctccatccctccccagcccaggatACTCCGCACAAGGCAGGCGGGGGTACCAGCCCGCTCCagcacccacccccaccccttcaCCTCTCAGGGTGGGATGTTGGAGTGAGCAGCCCTCTGCTAGAGGAGCTGACCTCGCTCGCAGCTCTCCCCTTCGGCTTGGAGCTGTACCTTGTCACGACAGAGAGGGGCTAAGAGGGAAGGGAACGGGTTTTGTCACCCGGCTCAGCTCCTGCCGCCTGCCACCGCCAAGCCGCAGAGCGCAGCCGGCCACGCAGAGCCGGGGGAGGACTCCTCTGCCACCCGGGTCCCCGGGCCTCGGCCTAGGGATGCGCGGAGGAGCAAAGGGCTCCAGGGATCCCAGACACAGCACcaccgcggcggggggggggggagtgcgGAGAAACTCAGTTCCACGGGACACGCGTGAGAGGAGCGGGCCACCCACGGGGCACGGGGAccggagcggggctggggggcggcTCCAGGGCACGGAGGGCTCCCATGCCCTCCCAGGGGAGGCATCCGGCCCCTCGCCCCCCCGGGACGCCCCAGTACCTCCCGCCGCCGGAGGCGCTCCGCCACCGGGGCTGCCCGCGGAGCCCAGCCCCGTCCCGACCCCGGCTCCGGCACCCACCGGCTTTGCAGCTTGCAaattgggggcgggggggcacttacttttttcttttcttttttttttttttttcagtccaagGCAACCTTCGGACCTGTAAACAGCCGCGCCCGCTGCCAACCGGGGCGGGGACGGTGTCGGTCGGGACAGCCCCCAGCAGCCCGCCCTCCCGGCAGCACGCCCGCCGCGCTTAAAGCCGCAGCCGGGGTAATTAAGGAGCTGCGACTCATCAGCGCGGCACCTCTCCGGGGGCAGTGCCCgcgcgcccccccgccccgcaggtCAGCCTCTCCCAGCACCGATCGCGAAGTTAAGAAGTTTGGCGGAGCGAAAGCACGGCTCTTGCCAGGGCAAATCCGGGGGACAGAGCAAACCCAGGAGCTTCACCAGGTCCCCCTCGTCCCCACGCACACGCTGCCCAGCGATGTTTGCAGGCAAAGCAACCCGCGCTTCAAGGTGAGGGCTCAGCCCGCCTCCTCTTGGCACCCCAACGCTGCTGCCCGTGGCAGTCCCAGCCACAGCATGTCCCCATGCCACGGTGGGAGCCCGGGCAGGAGCGGAGACGGCGGCCAGCCAAGTGGCAAGCTGTGCCAGAGCTAATCTCTCCCATCTCGGTGGAATCCGCAGCGATAAAATGGTCCGTTTGGGATgaacaacagttttaaacactTCTGAATGGGGACAGAGTCCAAGACCTGACCataaaatctggttttgaaAGGGCTTAAAATAAATCCCGCGCTGCCCTAGCCTTGCTATTTAAAGGGGATTATCTAAGAGGTTTAGGAGCACACAGAGGAACAGCAAGACAACTTGTGCACCTAAATCCCCTCAAAGACCTTAGGAAATCCCTCCGCACTTCACCCACCAACTGGTCAGGGCTCACCAAGAGTTGCACCACATGCCCAGGGAAGTCAAAGGCTCCTGTCGGATGTGTGGGGTTTgttcccagccccacagcagcacgCACCCGATCTCCAGAGATGGTCCCCTCCTCACTGGGGACTGTGCTGCAGCGGTGCCTGGGGGGCAGGTATTGGCACTGTCATCCCACAGGTGCCTCCATCACCCTGCAGAGCTgagccccagcaccccaagATGGAAATCCAGCTGTGCCCAGTGAGACATCCTCCCTGTGGGAAAAAGCCACCTGTGCCACTCAGACAGTGagggttttttaataaatacctttttttgcacagaaataTACCAAGTTTTACAGAATACAAACTGCAGGGTTAATGACCGAGCATCAAAGACAGAGGATGCAGAGCGCCCTTCTGTCTCCCTCCGGTCTTTTCCAGGCTCTGACCCCAATGCTCACTGTCAGGCCTTCCCATAACCCCAATTTGCTAAGGCCGAAAGGCAGAGTAAAGGCCTGGGAGGGGACAGACAAGGTGCCAGCAGCTGCAAACCCCACATGTCCTGCCCTAGGAATGGCCATGCTGGGCAAGCCTCAGCTCTGGGCTGAGGGCACCTGCTGTGAGAGCATCACTGGGACTGAGCGGGGTGCGGGCAGCCAATGGATGTACAATAAATAGCCTTTCGGTGCTGGTGGAGAGACTGGTGCTGGGGTGAACGCCAAGGGGTGGCAGTGCTGGGAGTTTCTGGGCTATTCCTTGGGAGCTGGTGAGCACAACCCCCTTTGTAACCCATCAGACATGACTGGGAAAGGACAGCCCCATTGCTTGGACCCCAAAAGCAGCTGCCTGGGAAAAGGGGACACTCTGGTCCCACAAGCAAAGCACCTGGCTCCGCACTGCCCTTGGCACCACAACCACCCAGTCAGGGTTTGGCCTTACTCTCGACCCATTGGCATCGCCGGGTCGTGGCATGATCAGTCAGCTCTCATCTCTGCAGCCACCTCTGTCAGCAGGCCCTCCACACCGTGGCCATGGCCACGGCCACCAAGCACTCTGTGCACCAGAGGGgcctggaggagagcagggtCTCGAATTTCCCTTTACCTGCACTGGAGGACAAAGAGCCCCAAAGAGAGGAGCCAGGCAGGACGCAGaggtttgggggagggagaggggaggttTGGCCCATCTGCAGGCTTCATGTGCCAGCATCTCActtctggggaagaaaccagACAGGCCACAGTCCAGGAAAGAGGAGCACCCCCACCGCTTAAAGCCATGGGACCACCTTTGGCTCAAGGTCAGAGATGACCCCATCGGCCAGCTCCGCCGCAGCCAGACATCCAGCTGCCCTGCACCACACAGGGGTAAAGTGGAGAGCATCAGGAAAAGGACCTGGTACTCCAAAGTCACTTACCTCACGTACAAGACCACCACAAGCCTTTCCCCCTTTCCAAAGGGATCTAGGAGATCAGAGAGCACCTCCCTGGCTGCTCTTCCCTGATCTCCAGACAGCAAATATCACTACAGGCACCGCAGGATGGACTGGGCTCCCCACTCGCACCTGGCAGCAAATCCACACAAGGGAAACACTTTCTCCCTAAACAGAGCATGGGCACCGACTGTGGGGATGCACAGAAATTCGCAGCACCCCTCCTGCATCCCCAACTCCTAATCAGAGCCCCAACCAGCAAAATGGGGCCCAGTGAGGACAGGGGGTAAGGCTGAGCAGCACCCCAGGGAGGCAGCGAGGCTGTTTTAATCATGGGAAATGTTATGTCTATTCGAGGGGGAAGTGAGGAAATCAAATGCACCATGGGGAGACCCCCGTGTTGAGCCAGGAACAAGCTGCCGCTCTGCTCTGGCTGCTACAGCACTTACGTGAGTGGGAAGTGAGGGGCAGGAAACGGCTGGCTGGCTCCAGAGCCATCCCCGCAGCCCAGCCTCACCCCACTTGGGGACAGCTATTTTTGGTTAGGAGGGTAAGGCTATTGTGTGATGGCACCAGCTTGTACAGGTGAGACGGGGTGCCAACTGGCACCTGAAGGGGGTCCCGGGCATGGCGAAgggagggtgggtgggtgaGCGTGAGTGTGTgaagaggcaggagggaggcagacCCGCTATTTGCCCATAGCAGGGGCAGTGGCCACGATCTCTTCATACTTGGGTGGCGGGTCATTATAGGAGACACTGGTCTCTTCGCCACTGCTGCTCTCCGGGTGGCCCGTCACCTCCTCATAGGAAGGCGGAGGGGTGGCGCTGGACAGTCTGGAGAGGACAGAGACCGAATGCTCTGGTGGGTAGAGGGTGCCATCTTGCTGGGGGgtgcccccagctctgccatctCCAGCCACCCGGTTGCTTGCTTCTCGCTGATACTGGGTTTCCCCTTGGCTTTGCGACCGCTCCCGGTACACCATGACCCTGGGAAGGCTGCGTCCCGTTCGGCTGGCCAGGTAACGGTTCTGGGCATAGGAAGGGCGGTGGCGGGTGGCCTTCTGAAGCTGGCACCTCCAGATGATGAAGAGGGCGATGACTATCAGAAGAGCCACTCCCAAGAGGGGCACCACCACGTACATAGCGTCTGAGCGCTCCGTGCTGTGCCCAGGGTCCTTGACAGAGTAGACAGCATTGGTGTAGCCCTTCCAAAACTCCATCTGTGGCAGGAACAGAGAAGCAACCATCATATGCTGCAGATGGGACAAGCACCCCCCCAACTTGGAGCAATAATCACTGCCCTCCTTAGGCCCACAGAGGCAGTTTTTTGGCCGTCCCCCACCACTCTCACCAGTGCTGCCAGCATCTGAGGTGCTGTGGAACCAACAAAAAAGATCATGGGAACatccctcagcagcagccaacaGCCCCCACATCAAGTAGGGAGAAATTTGGCTAACACCAACCCCACCCTGGAGAGTCGCGGACAACAGCACTAATTTCCCACACATGCCATGGGAATGccagctcagcctgcagctgTGGGCAGGGTGTCCTGGCAATACCAAGGTGAGGGCATTGCCTGGGAAGGGAAAGTCATGCTGCAAAGCAAGGCCACAgcatgctgcctgcaggcagaggacaAAGGGAACAGGAGAGGCTGTTCCCCCTGCgctttccttctctgcctccagcttgCTAAGGCATAAGCCCTCACACATCCactggggagcagggcaggacaAACGCACCGTCTTCTCCTTGTTCTCAAACACTTCCTTGACCTCCTCATAGCTGCAGACCTCCTCAATGCACTCCCGCTCGATGGTGCCCTGCCGGATCTCCTCCAGGAAGCCGTTGGCTCGGGGAAAGCGCTTCAGGACCGAGTGGGCATTCCTGGCCCCCAAGAACACTGCAACACACAAGGCAGAAACATGCTGAGCAGGGACAACCCCACGCTTGGCCTCTGCCCAGCCAGGCTTTCCCACCTGGCTTCCCACATGATTTTGGTGGTACAGGCATCCCAAACATCAAAAGCCCAGGGCTACAATTCAGCTAGCACAGCAGAGTTCCCGTCGAGGGAGAGCACACCCAGAAGGATGCAGGGCACTTGGGGTCTGCGCAGAGACGAATGACACCAAGAGCATCCTTCCAGCAGGGCTGAGATGCTAGAGACATCAGAAGTGGCAGCTGCAGACCACACAGGGCAACTGAAGAAGAGACAAAAGGTTCCAAAAAGACTTGTTTTCAACCTCCTGCCCTTAGCGAGATTTCACCTTGCTGCCCCTTTGCTGCAGGGCAAAGGGAGATCTCACTGGGTAAGCAAGACCCTGCAGGGTTGGGATTCAGAGCCAGGCCTCTCTGCCAAGACATGGGGCCAGCACCGAGATGGACTCACGACACACACTGCATTATGCATCATTCTGCAGTCCCTCCATGCATCAGTCCAGAGCAGGAGGCAAGAGAGGAGCTCGTGCTTCACACCTCCACAGCCCCCCCAGGAAGAGGACAGACAGCCTGCTGGAAGCTAGTGTCCCTGCTGCTAGCTGCTGTGTGGTCATGCCAGCTCAGGTGGCTTCAGGGACTCTGTTCAGGTCCCAGAGAAAGCAGTATGTCTTCTCCTAGGCTCAGGCCCAACAAGGGCAAACATCCCCAACACATGGTGACAGCACAGGGGGTCACAAGTCAGATACTGAAAGGGGCCTGAGCAACCTCTCCTCACGTGGCATCATATTCACATCCCTACTGCATTTTGCTGCAGAGGCCTCACAAACCTTTCTCTGCTCCCAAAGCCTGGGAGACTCTACGTTGCCCACATCAGATCTTCCCACAGAGCATGCAGTCAGGAAGCCAGACTGAGCAGGAACAGCACCTTCCTGCCTGCAAGAGACACAGCCCTTTCAAAGCCTCTCCCTCCATATTCTGCAGGAGGGAGACCTCCATGGGGTACAGGGAGCAAATACCTGCCAggacctgcagcagcacaggagaggcAAACGAGTTGTTGCCCAGAAAGCAGAACCTCCACAAAACTCATGATCCTTCCATGATCCAAACATCTCATGCATGCATTTCATAAGTGAGTGTTTCCGTAATGCAGCTCAACACACTTGGCTGTAGGCTGGCACCATCTCTTCCCACCAAGTCACATAATTGTGCTGCTTCCCTTGAGAAAGATGAATCGCTTCAGCTGGCTGATCTGCAGAAACCTATTTACCTCCTTCACCCTCAGGCTCAGTCTTCCAATGGATCAACCAGATGAACCAACTCACACTGCAGCAACATCAACAGATGCAGGACAAGGAGGCAAGGGGACAGCCAGAGCTCCCATTAGAGCAGCTTGGCTGTAACACAGAAATAGTCCTTCAATGAGAAGCTTGTTTACTAATATAATGGTTAGTAAAAAGCTACCAGCTTCTTTCTTTAGGAGTCTTTTACCAGAGAAACCAGCaggtttctttctgcttttccttccaggCATCCTGCTCCTAAAACAACACAGCAAGGTATTTGTGAGAATGTTTGTAAATATCAAGGCAGGGACAAGATCATGGCATAAGCAACTACTACTGTGCTACACCACCCTGTGCTTCGAGGCACTGTGCTCTTTTTGTGCTGTGTAGGTGCATTTTCCCCCCCATGATTTATTAATGGCTTGCTTCAGTGAGAGAGTTTGCAGAGGGCTGAACCACTGAGGTgtgaatgaaaagcagcatgaaTGATGTGAGTCAGAGACCTTCCCTCAGAATCGACTTTATTatgcaaaccatttttttatttttattttttttttacaaggacAACCCAAAAAGCATCTTTAAGAGGCACAGAAGGCATCTTGCGGGAGGGCAGGGATCAGCTTGCCTTGACTTTCACAGTTGAGGAGGGCTATCCTGGCTGGAGAGGGAGCAGGTTGGCAGGCTGACCTTCTCTTGAGCCTTTCCAGAACGAGACGAAATTTTACAAAGACACCATCCATTCCGCAAATGTCCCATCCTTTGCTGGAGAAGTCTGGCCTCACCTCCTTTGCCTCTCACCTTGATCAGGCTGAGATATCAactctcccctcctcagcacGTGAGCCTGAGCCTCTTTACAAATTCGTCAGTGCACCTTGGAACAACAAACTTGGCCGTAGATCTCGCTGTCAGGGTTTCCCACCCCTGCAGATACCAGTCACTTGACCTCTTCCCTGCTTTGCCGTGCTGAACTGGCCGCTATGgtaggaaataaaaacagacaCACAGGCAGGCAGGTATCACAAGCAATGTCCCGACTGAAAGCATGCTGCAATGGAGGTGCATGCCTCTCCCCACATCCAATTTCCCTCAGGAACCTAGAAACGGCAGAAGAGCAGAAACTAAGTCACtgtcccctcccctcttttacACGGAAAGTGCCAAGAGCTCCCACGTGCCTGGGGACCAGAGCAGGAAAACCAGCAGCCTTCAGGAAACAAGAGGCTTGCCAACTCTCATCTCCAGCCTGGATGCCCAACTGACACGAAGAGCAGAGAGCTGAGCAGGTACTGTCCCCAAACCGCAGGGCAGAGGGGACTTCCCAAGGCCCAGTAGCCTCAGTACCGACCCCTCGTGCCTCTCCAAGTCTCCCCACACCAGCTGGAGAACCGGTGCTCAGGAAAGATCAGAGCTTTaggcagggggagaaggagagagggcTGGCTTCACTGCATCCCTGCTGGGTTTCCTGAGGTGCTGCTGGCCCCTGGTGGCAGGCAGGCTTGGTCACACCACTACCCCACAGCTCTGCGGTCGGGCTTGTGGGGACATCCCCggagctgcttctctgcagaatGACACGTGGCTGTGTCTGCGGAGGGACAGCCAGGGCTGCACGCTGCCGGAGAGTGCGTGATGGTGAAACATGCTGACCACCACATCCCCCTTCTGCTCGTCAGGGTCATCACGAAGGGGACTGCTTGGCAAGGGACACTGCCACCACAGGGGACACCTCCCACAACCAGTAAGTGCTGGTGAGCCAGCACCTGAggtctgggagggagaaaaggcaacagtggaggaaggcagggactCAGCTGGGTACCCTCCTCATTAACAGAAGATTAAAagtgccttttaaaaacactgcCCGAAGATCACTGCTCCCTCCCCCACCTAGCACAGATAATGAAAGAAGGCATACCTGTCATCCCTGGggtcctcctcctgcccagcGTGGCTACTGCCTCCACCTTCATAGCTGGCTCCGGCAACACCCTGAGCAAATCCCAAGATCCCAGCCAGATCTCTACATCTCCCCGTTCACAGCTGCCATCCTCCTTGAGCTCCCATCACATCACTGCATGCAGCCTCcgcacaggctgcccagaagAGCGAGGAGGGAGGGTTGAGTCTAGCTCTTTACAGACCACACGCCATCCTCCACCCTGCACCCTCGCCAGTCTCAGCCCCAGCTTTAGCCGCTGGCCCCGAGCAGCCCCATCTGCCAGGCACTCCTTCAGGCACCAAGACGCAGCAAGCTCCCGGCAGGGCCGACTTAGGCTGCTGCCCATCCACTGGGAACGCAGAgccccagtgccaccagccACACAAGCTACAAGGCAGTGTGGCCCCCAGGATGGACAGCTCATGGGATGCCAGTCATGGGCCACGACAAGCACTATTGCCAGGAGATATCAGCGCAGACCAGCAACCCCTGCAGAGAGCCAGTCAGTCCAAAGAGCCTCAGGGAGGCCTGCCTTGCACAGCATCACGCAAATAAAGAAATGCTGCAGCTTGCGGGGAGTCCTGGAGAGGTCAGCCCTTCAGCACGTCCTCTCGACTCCCACGTTGCacaggggagagagaagcaCAAGTCAGGCCGGAGCTCATCCAGGGATAACAGCCAATGGCATCTGCTCCCCACAGAGAACaacaccccccaaaaagcaCAGGCACCCCTTCCTTGAGAGGTGGCTGCCAAACATGccccctctctcctccagcACCACCGCCACCTCTCCATCTTGACTGGGGAACACTTACTTGCCATGCTGCCTCACTCAGCTACGGGGGGCTCCTGCCTACctgcagggaagaaaacaggagagTCACCGACGGCTTAAATTTCACCCCCTGAAGCCCAAGACCTCCATCACCCAGGGTCAGATTCATGCAGAAAGCAGGGTGCTGTCTGATGGATCCACAGCAGTTCCCAGCCAAGCAATGCCTCTTCAGAGAGCCAAGGACTCACGCTGCCTCCCCACTCATCACATGGCTGGAGGGACTGGAGGGGCTCAGGGCACCCTCCGCTCTCTGAGAGCCTGGGGCAGGTCTCTGCCGTACTTGTGCTGCACCACTCCAGGGAGGGCCAGGGCCCGGCCCAAGAAGCCCAGAGGGCTGCAGACAAGTGAAGTAGGAAGGGAAGAACTGGATGAAGGAAAGTCCCCATCAGCATCTCATCAGCAGATGAGATGACCTGCATGTCAGAGGCTGCTGGGACCAGCCTGGTGCTCTTCCACAAAAGATTGATGGGTACAGGTAAAGCAAGTCATCCTGTTTTAAATCAACTTCACAGCCATGACTGTTCTCACTTCTGCAACTCCTACCCACAATCTGCAATAAACAGGGCCATACTGTTTTCTCCACTGCCATAAAGCTGACTacacaggaggaaagaaaagcatatgCATCTCCTAAAGGCTGTTGGGCCAAGCTGAGGGCAGCAGCAAGAGTGACAGAGCTCCCTGCACACCCAGAACAGCAGCTCTCCAGCTGGAAAAGCaccttttctgcttcaaaagcaaaactaaactaaacaaaaccccacaggaGCGAAACAAAGTCCTGCAGAAGCAGAGTATATCCCCCTCTGCTCACACGAGGAGTTTCAATCACTTGTTTTTCATGCTTTGTCTTCTCCCCGTGCCCAATGCCCCATCGATCAGACCATTCTGTGCAAACTCATCTCCTCTTGCCTTGTGTGACACCTTGCTGTGGCAAAGCCACAGCTCTGTCAGGAGACAGAGAGGACAGGACTAACCAGCTCCTTGCAGTGATTTATTGCGGATGAAGGAGCAAACACGGTTAGAAACAGCAGGAACTAAACCATGTGCTGATCTTAGGTCCAGGACTTCAGATACTCAGAGTTATCCCAAAAGCACTTGAATCCACTCAGCCGGAGCGAGGTCAGGGACAGCACAGAGCCATTCACAGGGTCAGCAGGGCTAGAAATGCATTTCTCATTTCACATAAAAGGCAGGCATCCAGACACACAGAAGGGCTGATGCACACCACCACAGCAGGCACTACCACACCTCCCCAACAGCCACCTTCTCAGTAAATCTAGCACCTCTCACTGCCAACATCAGGTTTCCTGTGGTTTCTGAGGTTCCTGCACCAAAAGTGGCAAGAGGCCAAGCAAGCCTGGACCTGTCTCTGGAGGCAGAAAACAGCTTCTTTCCAAGTTTGCAAAACTCAGATTGCAAACCTCAGATTGCAAACCTCAgtctggagcgggagcgagggaaagcagcagagcacCAGAATTACACAGGAGGGGTCTGCTGCCTCTTGCACCCCACAGCCCGCACCAGGAGGACTTTTCTCAAGAAATTGCCCACCCAACCCCGCTTCTCTGAGCTGTCCTGGGAGAAGTGAGAGCAGTTGAGAGGCCTCCAGATCTATGCCTCCCCACAGGCTGCATCAGCTCTGAGCAGGGATCATCTGACCTGCTTTTGTTGTCATCAGTTGTTACAAAGAGACCCAAACCCACAGGATAAAAGAACGCACGGCATGGAAAACCTGCCAGTTTCCACACAAACCTCTGTATTGCTCGTTGTTACAGGGATTCTCCCCCTTTGACAGACAGGGGAACAGAGACGCAGAAATAAGGATATTCAAGACCAGATTCGTCAGGACCCCCAGCTCCGTAACCCAGGTCATACATCGGGCAACACATTTAATGCATCAAGaagattttaacttttttccaagAATCTGTGCCAATGCACCCAGCGTCAGAGCTCAGAGATGGTTTATTCCAGTGCAACAATAAGCCAGGTCTAGACAAGCCTACGAGCACGAGCAATGCCTGCGAGAAGGGCAGACATCCCagatgcttatttttattttccacacGCAAATTCCTAACCATCTCCCCCGGCTCCAATGAGCAGGAAAAGCTGGACCACTGCACGCGCTGATGTCAAGGCAAGCAGCATCCCTCCCGCCTCCGCACAGCCACCACGCAAGCCGAGAGAAGCCTGAAGCTGGAAGCTGACCTAGCAGACGCCCACCCAGTCCTGGTCCCCCCCCTCCGGCTTCTAACACGCATTTGCCTCCTCTATAAATACCCCATCGATAGGAGGTTGCTAAGGCAACGGTGAGGAGGCGCGAGGGATGCAGCCGTGAGAGCGAGGATGCTGCAGTCGCACATTTGTGTCTCCCCCGGGCTCCCCCCATCTCCGCCCCCGCTCCCGTCACCGATGCCAAAGGAGGAAATCGTGCTGGTAAAATATGGTGCGCGCGTGGTGCCGGCTCCCCGCAGACCTCGAGCGGGCGGGGGGACGCGGGGGGCGCACCGGGAGGCGGCACGTCCTCGCCAGGCTGGGGGGGCGCAGGTACGGGCCGGGGGGGATCCACGGACGCCAGTGACGTGCCACAGCACGCGGGGAGCCTGCCGGCTGTCCTGGCATCACGTAGCCGCGGCTGCCAGCCGCTCGGCAGGATCC carries:
- the PRRG3 gene encoding transmembrane gamma-carboxyglutamic acid protein 3 codes for the protein MAMFLGARNAHSVLKRFPRANGFLEEIRQGTIERECIEEVCSYEEVKEVFENKEKTMEFWKGYTNAVYSVKDPGHSTERSDAMYVVVPLLGVALLIVIALFIIWRCQLQKATRHRPSYAQNRYLASRTGRSLPRVMVYRERSQSQGETQYQREASNRVAGDGRAGGTPQQDGTLYPPEHSVSVLSRLSSATPPPSYEEVTGHPESSSGEETSVSYNDPPPKYEEIVATAPAMGK